A genomic stretch from Streptomyces sp. QL37 includes:
- a CDS encoding glycoside hydrolase family 13 protein, whose amino-acid sequence MPHHDSPSPSPSSPCDPDWWRQAVIYQIYPRSFADSDGDGLGDIPGVTSRLPYLADLGVDAVWLSPFYPSQLADGGYDVADYRDVDPRLGTLDDFDEMVATARRLGLRIMVDIVPNHSSDQHVWFQEAVRAAPGSAARERYVFRDGRGDDGELPPTDWPSSFGGPAWTRVADGQWYLHLYAPQQPDFNWDNPEVREDFHDTLRFWSDRGVAGFRVDVAHGLAKDLRAPLRDLGDQQSYQPDALPVDGSHPLWDRDAVHEIYRGWRQVFDSYDPPRFAVAEAWVGTSRRMAYASADGLGQAFNFDFLGARLDADEMRATIDTALADARDAGATSTWVLSNHDVVRHVSRYALPGDHRKRDIEAWLLTDGREPAPDLAAGERKARAAALLMLALPGSAYVYQGEELGLPEVADLDRADLQDPMWVRSGGRVKGRDGCRVPLPWTTEGTSFGFGSGGSWLPQPSGWGRYAAEAQSGDAESFLELYREALRLRRTLVADEALAWAGPQEPAPQGLLHFERTGGWQTVSNLSDEPVRLPRGEVLLTSAPLTGDTLPPWTTVWLRTGAASFSRSGR is encoded by the coding sequence CCTTCCCCGTCCTCCCCCTGCGACCCGGACTGGTGGCGGCAGGCGGTCATCTACCAGATCTATCCCCGCAGTTTCGCCGACTCCGACGGCGACGGTCTCGGTGACATCCCGGGCGTCACCTCCCGGCTGCCCTACCTCGCCGACCTCGGCGTGGACGCCGTCTGGCTGAGCCCGTTCTACCCTTCACAGCTCGCCGACGGCGGCTACGACGTCGCCGACTACCGCGATGTGGACCCGCGGCTCGGCACCCTCGACGACTTCGACGAGATGGTCGCCACGGCCCGCCGGCTCGGCCTGAGAATCATGGTCGACATCGTCCCCAACCACTCCTCCGACCAGCACGTCTGGTTCCAGGAGGCGGTCAGGGCCGCGCCCGGATCTGCCGCCCGCGAGCGCTACGTCTTCCGTGACGGGCGGGGGGACGACGGTGAACTGCCTCCCACCGACTGGCCGTCCAGCTTCGGCGGCCCCGCCTGGACCCGGGTCGCGGACGGCCAGTGGTACCTGCACCTCTACGCGCCCCAGCAGCCCGACTTCAACTGGGACAACCCCGAGGTCCGTGAGGACTTCCACGACACCCTGCGGTTCTGGTCCGACCGGGGTGTCGCCGGTTTCCGCGTCGATGTCGCCCACGGCCTCGCCAAGGACCTGCGCGCACCGCTGCGCGACCTCGGTGACCAGCAGAGCTACCAGCCCGACGCCCTGCCGGTCGACGGCAGTCATCCGCTGTGGGACCGCGACGCGGTCCACGAGATCTACCGCGGCTGGCGGCAGGTGTTCGACTCGTACGACCCGCCGCGCTTCGCCGTCGCCGAGGCATGGGTGGGCACCTCACGGCGCATGGCGTACGCCTCCGCCGACGGGCTGGGGCAGGCGTTCAACTTCGACTTCCTCGGCGCACGGCTCGACGCCGACGAGATGCGCGCCACCATCGATACGGCGCTCGCCGACGCCCGCGACGCCGGTGCGACGAGCACCTGGGTGCTCTCCAACCACGATGTCGTACGTCATGTCTCGCGCTACGCCCTGCCCGGCGACCACCGCAAGCGCGACATCGAGGCGTGGCTGCTCACCGACGGCCGGGAACCGGCCCCGGACCTGGCTGCGGGTGAACGCAAGGCGCGGGCCGCCGCCCTGCTGATGCTGGCGCTGCCCGGATCCGCGTATGTCTACCAGGGTGAGGAGCTGGGCCTGCCCGAGGTCGCGGACCTGGACCGCGCGGACCTCCAGGACCCGATGTGGGTACGCAGCGGCGGACGCGTCAAGGGGCGCGACGGCTGCCGCGTGCCGCTGCCGTGGACCACTGAGGGCACCAGTTTCGGGTTCGGTTCCGGTGGCTCGTGGCTTCCGCAGCCCTCCGGCTGGGGCCGGTATGCGGCGGAGGCACAGAGCGGGGACGCGGAATCCTTCCTGGAGCTGTACCGCGAGGCCCTGCGACTGCGTCGCACGCTGGTCGCGGACGAGGCACTGGCGTGGGCCGGCCCGCAGGAACCGGCACCTCAGGGGCTGCTGCACTTCGAGCGTACCGGCGGCTGGCAGACCGTCAGCAACCTGTCCGACGAGCCCGTGCGGCTGCCCCGGGGGGAGGTCCTCCTCACCTCCGCGCCGCTGACCGGTGACACGCTCCCGCCGTGGACCACCGTCTGGCTGCGGACCGGGGCCGCGTCCTTCTCCCGGTCCGGCCGCTGA
- a CDS encoding alpha/beta hydrolase — translation MEHGDTGRPLPFVVVPGMLCDASLWRDVGFPEGHDVHHVALRRGDIGELAEDVLAAVAGPFVLVGLSLGAIVGFEALRRAPRRIAGLCVMATNAGPPRPEQYTAWRAMDELIAAGRFADVVEQTLPDMFPDRAPTPEAARRYRAMAHSVGATAARAQLAAQATRTDAASALRAARCPTAVLAGERDTLCPPSYHRAIADSVPGAALTLLPEAGHLLPWQRPEAVTAALRGLVAAAGGTRAAPAAP, via the coding sequence GTGGAGCACGGGGACACGGGCCGTCCGCTGCCGTTCGTCGTCGTGCCCGGAATGCTCTGCGACGCGAGCCTGTGGCGCGACGTCGGCTTCCCCGAGGGCCACGACGTCCATCACGTCGCCCTGCGGCGCGGGGACATCGGGGAGCTCGCCGAGGACGTGCTCGCCGCGGTGGCGGGCCCGTTCGTGCTCGTCGGGCTCAGCCTGGGAGCCATCGTCGGTTTCGAGGCGCTGCGCCGGGCGCCCCGGCGGATCGCCGGTCTGTGCGTGATGGCGACCAACGCGGGCCCGCCGCGTCCAGAGCAGTACACGGCCTGGCGGGCGATGGACGAGCTGATCGCGGCCGGCCGGTTCGCGGACGTCGTCGAGCAGACGCTGCCGGACATGTTCCCCGACCGTGCCCCCACGCCCGAGGCCGCGCGGCGCTACCGCGCCATGGCGCACTCGGTGGGCGCCACCGCCGCCCGCGCCCAGCTCGCCGCGCAGGCGACCCGCACGGACGCGGCCTCCGCGCTGCGGGCGGCCCGCTGCCCCACCGCCGTGCTGGCCGGGGAGCGGGACACCCTGTGCCCGCCCTCCTACCACCGGGCGATCGCCGACTCGGTCCCCGGAGCCGCCCTGACCCTGCTGCCGGAGGCGGGGCACCTGCTGCCGTGGCAGCGGCCGGAGGCGGTGACGGCCGCACTGCGCGGACTCGTCGCGGCCGCCGGCGGTACGAGAGCGGCGCCCGCCGCCCCCTGA
- the hisD gene encoding histidinol dehydrogenase, translating to MPRHLKSPVPAAQVSAARADVAERVHAILDDIRRRGDDAVREYSEKFDKWSPESFRLSADEVRRIVSQVPGTVLDDIRFVQQQVRTFAQAQRDSLADVEIETLPGVRLGHRHVPVAAAGAYVPGGRYPLTASAHMTIVTAKVAGVPRVAACTPPIRGEIPAATVAAMHLAGADEIYLLGGVQAVAALAVGTETIGRVPMLAGPGNAYVAEAKRQLFGEVGIDLFAGPTEILVIADENADPFVVAVDLLSQAEHGPDSPAVLVTTSERLGREVERHIERLLPGMPTKDFAEPAWRDHGEIVVADTLDEAFRIADSYASEHVEVLTENPRQALEKMRDYGALFLGEGTCVSYGDKVIGTNHVLPTRGAARYTGGLWVGKYLKTVTYQEVTDTASSALLGEVCGRAARVELFEGHARSGDVRAAKYGKGTLPWNEEGAA from the coding sequence ATGCCCCGACACCTCAAGTCCCCCGTCCCGGCCGCGCAGGTCAGCGCGGCCCGGGCCGACGTCGCCGAGCGCGTACACGCCATCCTCGACGACATCCGCCGGCGCGGAGACGACGCGGTCCGTGAATACTCCGAGAAGTTCGACAAGTGGAGCCCCGAGTCGTTCCGCCTGAGCGCCGACGAGGTCCGGCGGATCGTGTCCCAGGTGCCCGGCACGGTCCTGGACGACATCCGCTTCGTGCAGCAGCAGGTCCGTACGTTCGCGCAGGCCCAGCGTGACTCGCTGGCGGACGTCGAGATCGAGACGCTGCCCGGCGTCCGCCTCGGGCACCGGCACGTCCCCGTGGCCGCCGCCGGCGCGTACGTGCCCGGCGGCCGCTACCCGCTGACGGCGTCGGCCCACATGACGATCGTGACCGCCAAGGTGGCCGGCGTTCCCCGCGTCGCCGCCTGCACACCGCCCATCCGGGGCGAGATCCCCGCCGCGACGGTCGCGGCGATGCACCTCGCGGGCGCCGACGAGATCTACCTGCTGGGCGGCGTCCAGGCCGTCGCGGCGCTGGCCGTGGGCACCGAGACCATCGGCCGCGTCCCCATGCTCGCGGGACCGGGCAACGCGTACGTGGCGGAGGCCAAGCGGCAGCTGTTCGGCGAGGTCGGCATCGACCTGTTCGCCGGACCGACGGAGATCCTGGTGATCGCCGACGAGAACGCGGACCCGTTCGTCGTGGCCGTCGACCTGCTGTCGCAGGCGGAGCACGGTCCGGACTCCCCCGCCGTGCTGGTCACGACGTCCGAGCGGCTGGGCCGCGAGGTCGAGCGGCACATCGAGCGCCTGCTGCCGGGCATGCCCACGAAGGACTTCGCCGAACCCGCCTGGCGCGACCACGGCGAGATCGTGGTGGCCGACACCCTCGACGAGGCCTTCCGGATCGCCGACTCCTACGCCAGCGAGCACGTCGAGGTGCTGACCGAGAACCCCCGCCAGGCACTGGAGAAGATGCGCGACTACGGTGCGCTCTTCCTCGGCGAGGGCACCTGCGTCTCCTACGGCGACAAGGTCATCGGCACCAACCACGTCCTGCCCACCCGCGGTGCCGCCCGCTACACGGGTGGCCTGTGGGTCGGCAAGTACCTCAAGACGGTGACGTACCAGGAGGTCACCGACACCGCGTCCTCCGCACTGCTCGGCGAGGTGTGCGGCCGGGCCGCGCGCGTCGAGCTCTTCGAGGGCCACGCCCGCTCCGGAGACGTCCGCGCCGCCAAGTACGGCAAGGGCACCCTGCCGTGGAACGAGGAGGGCGCCGCATGA
- the hisD gene encoding histidinol dehydrogenase — protein MQITHDEAQALSPFQWLKKPSVDGPPAQRDPKVVERVSQMLKEIEHKGMDAVRAYAQELDGWSGDVEIGATELKKSGDALPPDVRTALEMGYERTHRFASAQREHLTDFEVEVAPGVAGGQRYVPVSRVGAYLPAGRFPLLASAFMTVNVAKTAGVPTVLACTPPSGEHGAHPAVLYGAYLSRADRVFALGGVQALGAMAFGLLGEAPVDMLVGAGNAFVTEAKRQLFGRVGIDLLAGPSEVAVIADDSADPEWVAADLLGQAEHGPNSPAALITTSEKLGRAVIAEMDRQLESLVTRDIAGPAWRDFGSVVVVADRADAVAVADVIAPEHLEIQTEDDDYYLENLSNYGSLFIGSWSTVAYSDKGIAGTNHVLPTGKTARYNAGLSVSRFLKPLTYQRASKEGTASLAPAVERISAFEGLAAHGATATLRIDRIGRTSGAFDEVPAALRDQL, from the coding sequence ATGCAGATCACGCACGACGAAGCACAGGCCCTCTCCCCGTTCCAGTGGCTCAAGAAGCCGTCCGTGGACGGTCCCCCCGCCCAGCGCGACCCCAAGGTGGTCGAGCGGGTCTCTCAGATGCTGAAGGAGATCGAGCACAAGGGCATGGACGCGGTGCGCGCCTACGCACAGGAGCTGGACGGCTGGTCCGGCGACGTGGAGATCGGGGCCACCGAGCTGAAGAAGTCGGGGGACGCCCTCCCCCCGGACGTCCGCACCGCCCTGGAGATGGGCTACGAGCGCACCCACCGGTTCGCCTCCGCGCAGCGCGAGCACCTGACGGACTTCGAGGTCGAGGTCGCTCCGGGTGTCGCCGGCGGCCAGCGCTACGTCCCCGTCTCCCGGGTCGGCGCGTACCTGCCGGCCGGCCGTTTCCCGCTGCTCGCCAGCGCCTTCATGACGGTGAACGTGGCGAAGACCGCCGGGGTGCCCACGGTGCTGGCGTGCACTCCCCCGTCGGGTGAGCACGGCGCGCACCCCGCCGTCCTGTACGGCGCCTACCTGTCGCGCGCCGACCGGGTGTTCGCGCTCGGCGGCGTCCAGGCGCTCGGTGCCATGGCCTTCGGTCTGCTCGGCGAGGCCCCGGTCGACATGCTGGTCGGCGCGGGCAACGCGTTCGTCACCGAGGCCAAGCGGCAGCTGTTCGGCCGGGTCGGCATCGACCTGCTGGCCGGCCCCTCCGAGGTCGCCGTCATCGCCGACGACAGCGCCGACCCCGAGTGGGTCGCGGCGGACCTGCTGGGCCAGGCCGAGCACGGCCCCAACTCACCCGCCGCGCTGATCACCACGTCCGAGAAGCTGGGACGCGCGGTGATCGCGGAGATGGACCGCCAGCTGGAGTCCCTGGTCACCCGGGACATCGCCGGCCCGGCGTGGCGTGATTTCGGGTCCGTCGTCGTGGTGGCCGACCGGGCCGACGCCGTCGCCGTGGCCGACGTCATCGCCCCCGAGCACCTGGAGATCCAGACCGAGGACGACGACTACTACCTGGAGAACCTCTCCAACTACGGCTCGCTGTTCATCGGGTCGTGGTCGACGGTCGCCTACTCCGACAAGGGCATCGCCGGCACCAACCACGTGCTGCCCACGGGCAAGACGGCCCGCTACAACGCGGGGCTCTCCGTCTCCCGCTTCCTCAAGCCGCTGACGTACCAGCGTGCCTCGAAGGAGGGGACCGCCTCCCTCGCCCCCGCCGTCGAGCGCATCTCGGCGTTCGAGGGGCTGGCCGCCCACGGCGCCACGGCGACGCTCCGCATCGACCGGATCGGGCGGACGTCCGGCGCGTTCGACGAGGTCCCGGCCGCTCTGCGCGACCAGCTCTGA
- a CDS encoding carbon-nitrogen hydrolase family protein, translated as MTVPLTIGLVQKAALHHTADDPDAFAADVRRVVEAHPGVRLLAYPELHLCGHEPGEDPGTVMTEAAEPLDGPRGTRLAALARELGIWLVPGSVYEQGSDGKIYNTAPVYSPTGERVAEYRKIFPWRPYETTASGSSFVVFNLEGHGRVGLTICYDAWFPETTRHLAWQGADLVLNLVRTPTVDRAQEVVLAQANAIVNQVFMASLNAASPDGIGRSVVVDPEGHTRAEAGPGPEEVLTDVLDLAEARRVRARGTAGLTRVWDPFADDQLPLELPLYAGRIDPDRWRRGARP; from the coding sequence ATGACGGTCCCCCTGACGATCGGCCTCGTCCAGAAGGCCGCGCTCCACCACACCGCCGACGATCCGGACGCGTTCGCCGCGGACGTACGCCGGGTCGTCGAGGCGCATCCCGGCGTACGCCTGCTCGCCTACCCGGAGCTGCATCTGTGCGGCCACGAGCCCGGCGAGGATCCCGGGACGGTCATGACCGAGGCGGCCGAGCCGCTGGACGGCCCCCGCGGCACCCGGCTGGCGGCCCTCGCCCGCGAACTGGGCATCTGGCTCGTGCCCGGCAGCGTCTACGAACAAGGCTCGGACGGCAAGATCTACAACACCGCCCCCGTCTACTCGCCCACCGGCGAACGGGTCGCCGAGTACCGCAAGATCTTCCCGTGGCGGCCGTACGAGACCACGGCGTCCGGCAGCAGCTTCGTGGTCTTCAACCTGGAGGGCCACGGACGCGTGGGCCTGACGATCTGCTACGACGCCTGGTTCCCCGAGACCACCCGCCACCTGGCCTGGCAGGGCGCCGACCTCGTGCTCAACCTGGTGCGCACACCGACCGTCGACCGCGCCCAGGAGGTCGTGCTGGCCCAGGCCAACGCGATCGTGAACCAGGTCTTCATGGCCAGCCTCAACGCGGCCTCGCCCGACGGCATCGGACGCAGCGTCGTCGTGGACCCCGAGGGGCATACGCGCGCCGAGGCCGGGCCCGGCCCCGAGGAGGTCCTGACCGACGTGCTGGACCTCGCCGAGGCGCGGAGGGTGCGCGCGCGGGGGACGGCGGGCCTGACCCGGGTGTGGGACCCGTTCGCGGACGACCAGCTCCCGCTCGAACTCCCCCTGTACGCGGGACGGATCGACCCGGACCGCTGGCGCCGCGGAGCCCGGCCGTGA
- a CDS encoding LacI family DNA-binding transcriptional regulator codes for MHWMSRGLGGGIGRACFSARAVTAERRTAPRAYGIRILARRRGRAAPVATRREPMGITSHDVAKLAGVSQPTVSRALRDDPRVSRATREKVRRAAQALNYVPSEAGRTLSTSATRRVGVIVTDLTNPFYPHVIAPLHDELSSLGYRMMLITERSDEAVAEEKLLDQSMDGVVLATATTDSRLPAQLERRGMPYVFLNRDTGRSDDFASVVDNEGGGRLVARELAALGHRRVAGIFGSANTTTGRERELGFRLALAEAGVGLPESRVVRGAFEYETGYRALPALLDADEPPTAVFCGNDVVAIGVLNAALAAGVRVPEDLTVIGFDDLPMAAWEVFRLTTVRHDLRELSRQAARLLVRRIAKEVDPAGERLVLPTEFVPRATHARAH; via the coding sequence ATGCATTGGATGTCAAGGGGGCTGGGTGGGGGAATTGGTCGTGCGTGCTTTTCAGCGCGCGCCGTGACGGCCGAGCGGCGCACGGCGCCGCGTGCGTACGGCATACGTATACTGGCCCGGAGGCGCGGTCGGGCGGCTCCGGTGGCGACGAGGAGAGAGCCGATGGGGATCACCAGTCACGACGTGGCCAAGCTGGCAGGTGTCTCGCAGCCCACGGTCTCGCGCGCGCTGCGTGACGACCCCCGCGTGTCCCGGGCCACGCGCGAGAAGGTCAGGCGGGCGGCCCAGGCGCTGAACTACGTGCCGAGTGAGGCCGGGCGCACGCTGTCGACGAGCGCCACCCGGCGGGTGGGCGTCATCGTCACCGATCTGACGAACCCCTTCTACCCGCATGTCATCGCCCCGCTCCACGACGAACTGAGCAGTCTCGGCTACCGGATGATGCTGATCACCGAGCGGTCCGACGAGGCGGTCGCCGAGGAGAAGCTGCTCGACCAGTCGATGGACGGCGTCGTCCTCGCCACCGCCACCACGGACTCCCGCCTGCCGGCCCAGCTGGAGCGGCGCGGCATGCCGTACGTCTTCCTCAACCGCGACACCGGACGGAGCGACGACTTCGCCTCCGTCGTCGACAACGAGGGCGGCGGACGGCTCGTCGCGCGGGAGCTCGCGGCCCTGGGGCACCGGCGTGTCGCCGGGATCTTCGGTTCCGCCAACACCACGACGGGGCGCGAGCGCGAGCTGGGCTTCCGGCTGGCCCTCGCCGAGGCGGGCGTGGGGCTTCCGGAGAGCCGGGTGGTGCGTGGGGCCTTCGAGTACGAGACCGGCTACCGGGCGCTGCCCGCCCTCCTCGACGCGGACGAGCCGCCCACGGCGGTGTTCTGCGGCAACGACGTCGTCGCCATCGGTGTCCTGAACGCGGCGCTCGCGGCGGGTGTCAGGGTCCCCGAGGACCTCACCGTCATCGGCTTCGACGACCTCCCGATGGCGGCCTGGGAGGTGTTCCGGCTCACCACCGTCCGGCACGACCTGCGGGAGCTGTCGCGTCAGGCGGCGCGTCTGCTGGTGCGGCGCATCGCCAAGGAGGTCGACCCGGCCGGTGAACGCCTGGTCCTGCCGACGGAGTTCGTCCCCCGCGCCACGCACGCCCGCGCCCACTGA
- a CDS encoding cupin domain-containing protein — MAVMPDVVVSPSELARRTVPRSDFVSCNQAFIDCRTPGSDRKENYAMIGPGVSQAAGQHVNLRLPHGYNIGAAAMPNGITNNLHLHYTAEVFVCTEGEYLLRWGADGTEGELTLRAGDIASIPTWIFRGFTNTGPDDGWMFTVLGMDHTGGIIWGPSVLREAGKHGLYLTADNQLVDTVAGDTLPPESELVSPMTQEHIDRLRHYTPDEMKRRIAASDELVFSEHPFLDSTLPGGGARLSCVIGYGMTEDPHQEPRVFNPHGHNVAWLRADPGQGVSAHRQHETQTLIVKDGLWEVTLNRTDPLTVRLGPRDMLSVPQDAWRSVRNVGDERGDLLVVNSGDGRVRLEWDEEVRKSAADAGLGIDHNGYVAPYALLPRSARSW; from the coding sequence ATGGCAGTCATGCCCGACGTCGTCGTATCGCCCAGCGAGCTGGCCCGCCGCACGGTCCCGCGCAGCGACTTCGTCTCCTGCAACCAGGCCTTCATCGACTGCCGTACGCCCGGGTCGGACCGCAAGGAGAACTACGCGATGATCGGGCCGGGCGTCTCGCAGGCCGCCGGTCAGCACGTCAACCTCCGGCTGCCGCACGGCTACAACATCGGTGCCGCCGCGATGCCGAACGGCATCACCAACAACCTCCATCTGCACTACACCGCCGAGGTGTTCGTCTGCACCGAGGGCGAGTACCTGCTGCGCTGGGGGGCCGACGGCACCGAGGGAGAACTCACCCTCAGGGCCGGCGACATCGCCTCCATCCCGACCTGGATCTTCCGCGGCTTCACCAACACCGGGCCGGACGACGGCTGGATGTTCACCGTGCTGGGCATGGACCACACCGGCGGCATCATCTGGGGCCCCTCGGTCCTGCGGGAGGCCGGGAAGCACGGCCTGTACCTCACCGCGGACAACCAACTGGTCGACACCGTCGCCGGTGACACCCTCCCGCCGGAGTCCGAGCTGGTCAGTCCGATGACGCAGGAGCACATCGACCGGCTGCGCCACTACACCCCCGACGAGATGAAGCGCCGAATCGCCGCCTCGGACGAGCTGGTCTTCTCCGAGCACCCCTTCCTCGACAGCACCCTGCCCGGCGGCGGTGCCCGGCTGAGCTGCGTCATCGGGTACGGCATGACGGAGGACCCGCACCAGGAGCCGCGCGTGTTCAATCCGCACGGGCACAACGTGGCCTGGCTCCGCGCCGACCCCGGGCAGGGCGTCTCGGCGCACCGTCAGCACGAGACCCAGACACTGATCGTGAAGGACGGCCTGTGGGAGGTCACCCTCAACCGCACCGACCCCCTCACCGTCCGTCTCGGTCCCCGCGACATGCTCTCCGTCCCGCAGGACGCCTGGCGCTCCGTACGCAATGTCGGCGACGAGCGGGGCGACCTCCTCGTGGTCAACTCCGGTGACGGGCGCGTCCGTCTGGAGTGGGACGAGGAGGTGCGCAAGAGCGCGGCGGACGCGGGCCTGGGCATCGACCACAACGGATACGTCGCCCCGTACGCCCTGCTGCCCCGCTCCGCGCGCTCCTGGTGA
- a CDS encoding amino acid permease: MRHRPSAPSVPPGSGSGTALTQGLKGRQITMISIGGVIGAGLFVGSSTAVAAAGPAVLISFLLAAALVVLVMQMLGEMAVAQPDTGSFSTYADRALGRWAGFSIGWLYWWFYILVIPIEAIAAGEVIAGLTSVPSWIPALLVIAVLAGSNLLAVRNYGEFEYWFALLKVIAIVAFLVLGVLAVLGVLPGSDTHGVSNLWSHGGFAPQGAMAVIAGLLTAMFSFQGSEIVTIAAAESEEPRKNIKKAVRAVVWRLGLFYIGSILIVVCLVPWNAGDLAAGSYQAALDRMNIPGAAWIMDVVLVVAVSSCLNSAVYTASRMMFSLAGRGDAPAAFARTSRRGVPANAVVASTVIGIAAVIANYLLPEVFSYLIASSGAIALMMYMVIALTQYATRRKGGLPAEVRMWAFPYLTLATVAFIAGVLVLMAVLPGHRLELWLSLGLAAVLVAVGAARQRRAGAAGDGPAARPSDTERTPERAV, from the coding sequence ATGCGACACCGCCCGTCCGCGCCGTCCGTGCCTCCCGGAAGCGGGAGCGGCACCGCTCTCACCCAGGGCCTGAAGGGCCGCCAGATCACCATGATCTCCATCGGCGGGGTGATCGGAGCCGGCCTCTTCGTCGGTTCGTCCACCGCCGTGGCCGCCGCGGGGCCGGCCGTTCTGATCTCGTTCCTGCTGGCGGCCGCGCTCGTGGTGCTCGTCATGCAGATGCTGGGCGAGATGGCCGTCGCCCAGCCGGACACGGGCTCCTTCTCCACCTACGCCGACCGCGCGCTGGGCCGCTGGGCGGGCTTCTCGATCGGCTGGCTGTACTGGTGGTTCTACATCCTCGTCATCCCCATCGAGGCCATCGCGGCGGGCGAGGTCATCGCCGGCCTGACCTCGGTCCCCAGCTGGATCCCGGCGCTCCTGGTGATCGCCGTACTGGCGGGCAGCAATCTGCTCGCGGTGCGCAACTACGGGGAGTTCGAGTACTGGTTCGCCCTTCTGAAGGTCATCGCGATCGTGGCGTTCCTGGTCCTGGGCGTGCTCGCCGTGCTCGGTGTGCTGCCGGGCTCGGACACCCACGGGGTGTCGAACCTCTGGAGCCACGGCGGTTTCGCCCCGCAAGGCGCCATGGCCGTCATCGCCGGCCTGCTCACCGCGATGTTCAGCTTCCAGGGCAGCGAGATCGTCACCATCGCCGCCGCCGAGTCCGAGGAGCCGCGCAAGAACATCAAGAAGGCCGTCCGCGCCGTGGTCTGGCGGCTGGGCCTCTTCTACATCGGCTCGATCCTCATCGTGGTCTGCCTCGTACCGTGGAACGCCGGCGACCTGGCGGCCGGCTCCTACCAGGCCGCCCTCGACCGGATGAACATCCCGGGCGCCGCGTGGATCATGGACGTCGTCCTTGTCGTCGCCGTGAGCAGCTGCCTGAACTCCGCCGTCTACACCGCGTCCCGCATGATGTTCTCACTGGCCGGCCGGGGTGACGCCCCCGCCGCCTTCGCGCGCACCTCGCGGCGCGGGGTGCCGGCCAACGCGGTCGTGGCCTCCACCGTCATCGGGATCGCCGCGGTCATCGCCAACTACCTGCTGCCGGAGGTCTTCTCGTACCTCATCGCGTCCAGCGGCGCGATCGCCCTGATGATGTACATGGTCATCGCGCTCACGCAGTACGCGACCCGCCGCAAGGGGGGCCTGCCGGCCGAGGTCCGGATGTGGGCGTTCCCCTACCTCACCCTCGCCACGGTCGCCTTCATCGCCGGGGTGCTGGTGCTCATGGCCGTACTGCCGGGCCACCGGCTGGAGCTGTGGCTCTCGCTGGGGCTCGCCGCCGTGCTCGTCGCGGTGGGGGCGGCGCGGCAGCGCCGGGCGGGTGCCGCGGGTGACGGTCCGGCGGCACGCCCCTCGGACACGGAGCGGACTCCGGAGCGGGCTGTGTGA
- a CDS encoding LysR family transcriptional regulator: MTLTQLRAFVEAGRLGSFTAAAQAMDIAQASASELVRRLETELDAELFARGSRTLTLTSAGQELLPYAQQALEAAEGGTRAVRSLGSLGGGTATFGVLRNADYYLLSNLVQMFHARYPSVRVRLVGQNSSETATAVAAGRIEAGLVVLPIDDEGLVVTPLLRDEVFYISASEERTRVPVTMEAFARAPLVLYDAHYGWQDPTRRQLAERAQLAGVAIDPLIELERVEAALDLVAAGVGDTIASRAVVAGPSFPPGLHTASFADPLYDTVALVKRRGHPLSRATRELARLAEDTLRELRTELGL, translated from the coding sequence ATGACCCTCACCCAGCTGAGGGCCTTCGTCGAGGCGGGGCGACTCGGGTCGTTCACCGCGGCGGCGCAGGCCATGGACATCGCCCAGGCGTCGGCCTCCGAACTGGTGCGGCGCCTGGAGACGGAACTGGACGCCGAACTGTTCGCACGGGGCAGCCGCACCCTGACCCTGACCTCGGCCGGCCAGGAACTGCTGCCGTACGCCCAGCAGGCCCTGGAGGCCGCGGAGGGCGGGACGAGGGCGGTGCGTTCCCTGGGCTCCCTGGGCGGAGGGACGGCGACCTTCGGTGTTCTGCGCAACGCGGACTACTACCTGCTGTCCAACCTCGTGCAGATGTTCCACGCCCGGTATCCGTCCGTCAGGGTCAGGCTCGTGGGGCAGAACTCGTCGGAGACCGCCACCGCCGTCGCCGCGGGTCGGATCGAGGCGGGCCTGGTCGTCCTGCCGATCGACGACGAGGGGCTGGTGGTGACCCCGCTCCTGCGCGACGAGGTGTTCTACATCAGCGCGAGCGAGGAACGGACCCGCGTCCCGGTGACGATGGAGGCGTTCGCCCGGGCCCCGCTGGTTCTCTACGACGCCCATTACGGCTGGCAGGACCCCACCCGGCGGCAGCTCGCGGAGCGGGCCCAGCTCGCCGGGGTCGCCATCGACCCGCTCATCGAGCTGGAGCGCGTGGAGGCCGCGCTGGACCTGGTGGCGGCCGGGGTGGGCGACACGATCGCCAGCCGGGCGGTGGTCGCCGGCCCGTCGTTCCCCCCGGGGCTGCACACCGCCTCGTTCGCCGACCCCCTCTACGACACGGTCGCCCTCGTCAAACGGCGGGGACATCCGCTGTCGCGGGCCACGAGGGAGCTCGCCCGGCTGGCCGAGGACACCCTGCGCGAACTCCGTACCGAGCTCGGTCTCTGA